The following are from one region of the Mesotoga sp. UBA6090 genome:
- the rpsD gene encoding 30S ribosomal protein S4, translated as MARYTGPVCKLCRREGFKLYLKGERCFSPRCAQVKRPVAPGQHGASTRKLTQYGMQLRSKQVVKRIYGVLERQFRRYFEAALRKSEETGSALVRILESRLDNIVFRMGFASSRRQARQLVNHGHVLVNGRRVNKPSFNLRVGDIVEIKEKSRTALPIKEAAEAAKERTAYPWVEVDYETFRGTYLRYPVTEEVEIPVDLQSIIELYSK; from the coding sequence ATGGCCAGATACACAGGACCAGTTTGTAAGCTTTGTCGTCGCGAAGGGTTCAAGCTTTATCTGAAGGGTGAAAGATGCTTTTCCCCGAGATGTGCTCAAGTCAAGAGGCCTGTAGCACCGGGACAGCACGGAGCTTCGACTAGAAAGCTTACTCAGTACGGAATGCAGTTAAGATCAAAACAAGTAGTAAAAAGAATCTACGGCGTTCTTGAAAGACAGTTTAGAAGATACTTTGAAGCAGCTTTGAGAAAGAGTGAAGAGACGGGAAGTGCCCTGGTTAGGATTTTGGAATCGAGACTGGATAACATCGTTTTCAGGATGGGATTTGCTTCTAGCAGAAGACAGGCGAGACAACTGGTTAACCACGGACATGTCCTTGTAAACGGCAGAAGGGTGAATAAGCCCTCCTTCAATCTGAGAGTCGGTGACATCGTGGAGATCAAAGAGAAGAGCCGAACTGCTCTACCGATAAAAGAAGCGGCAGAAGCTGCAAAAGAGAGAACAGCCTATCCATGGGTTGAGGTAGATTACGAGACGTTCAGAGGGACCTACCTTAGATATCCTGTAACTGAAGAAGTAGAGATTCCAGTTGATCTGCAGTCGATTATTGAGCTCTACTCCAAGTAA
- a CDS encoding type II secretion system F family protein, which translates to MPDFRYEVINIKGRPEKGKLTANSKLEALQILSSRGYVVSSIKQSSSTRSLTKASLFPASQKEVSIFSRQLATMVSSGVRIREALQVLSSQVLFSRRFRKIIARVVLDIEGGISFSESLERSGVFEPLFTNLVKAGEAGGVLDESLERVADFYEGMVDLQNQVKSAMAYPLFMMVFAVGIVGMISFFILPNLIDAFGGNFEPEGTMALLLSMNDILKNQWPILLVLLFGLLIGGFFFFKSKYGNIVKESIGKLIPPVRTLRNMTAMERFTRTTAVLVASGVDLPTVLELAGEVSQSPRVMKAVTNAIVSIKGGESISASLEHQKVFPPIVVSMVATGEETGKLDEVMFKVADFYHMQVQNALKKLVSLVEPIMILFIGGFIGFLAITIYGAVFAMEQSIG; encoded by the coding sequence ATGCCTGATTTCCGTTATGAAGTGATCAACATCAAAGGAAGGCCCGAAAAAGGCAAGCTCACCGCAAATTCCAAACTAGAGGCACTCCAAATCCTCTCCAGCAGGGGCTATGTTGTCAGTTCCATTAAGCAATCATCATCGACTCGCAGCTTAACTAAGGCTTCGTTGTTTCCCGCCTCGCAGAAGGAAGTCAGTATCTTTTCGAGACAGTTGGCCACGATGGTTTCCTCTGGTGTCAGGATAAGAGAAGCGCTTCAGGTTCTTTCGAGTCAGGTTCTGTTTTCTAGAAGATTCAGAAAGATCATAGCCCGTGTTGTTTTAGACATAGAGGGCGGAATAAGTTTCAGTGAGTCTCTTGAGAGATCAGGTGTCTTTGAACCCCTGTTCACCAACCTTGTTAAGGCCGGTGAGGCAGGAGGGGTGCTTGATGAATCGCTTGAAAGAGTTGCAGATTTTTATGAGGGAATGGTTGATCTTCAGAACCAGGTCAAATCGGCCATGGCTTATCCTCTTTTCATGATGGTTTTTGCAGTTGGAATTGTGGGGATGATTTCCTTTTTTATACTTCCGAACTTGATCGACGCTTTTGGAGGAAACTTTGAGCCTGAGGGGACAATGGCTCTTCTTCTTAGTATGAACGATATTCTGAAGAACCAGTGGCCGATACTTCTGGTTTTGCTATTCGGCTTGCTGATCGGAGGTTTCTTCTTCTTCAAGAGCAAATACGGTAACATTGTTAAAGAAAGTATTGGAAAGCTAATCCCCCCGGTAAGAACCCTGAGAAATATGACCGCTATGGAAAGATTCACTAGAACGACAGCAGTTCTAGTCGCAAGTGGAGTTGATCTTCCAACGGTTCTGGAGCTTGCTGGAGAGGTCTCACAAAGCCCCCGGGTTATGAAAGCAGTAACCAATGCAATAGTGAGCATTAAGGGAGGCGAGAGTATCAGCGCTTCTCTTGAGCATCAGAAGGTCTTTCCACCGATAGTCGTTAGTATGGTGGCCACGGGAGAGGAGACCGGTAAACTGGACGAAGTCATGTTCAAAGTCGCTGATTTTTATCACATGCAGGTCCAGAATGCACTCAAGAAACTTGTTTCGCTTGTTGAGCCGATAATGATATTATTTATAGGTGGGTTCATTGGTTTCCTTGCAATAACCATATATGGTGCTGTTTTTGCGATGGAGCAAAGTATTGGATGA
- the dnaN gene encoding DNA polymerase III subunit beta gives MKFVVARSEILTRLESVSGAVAPKNVKPILSGIYFSMKDESTIKLVATDLETAITTELKPKHIDGSCNFVIDARLVLEIVRNLPEGEVIFETEETNMVIRMGSARFTLPTMDPDDFPDIEPAAGGLDFTVSVSSVELMVERVIFCAARDEFMRNLNSVYWEFDDGYLRLVAADGFRMALSEERIDLNIDDHFLLTLKSMRDLQNSLKAAMSDVMKITYDGSRVQFSFDGTEIVTKVVDAEFPDYRKVLPKSFKARVVIPTETFSDAVRRASIAARLGSDSVKFEIDDEQFKIIARSPDHGESVEVIGANKEGDNIVIAFNPRFLSESVKKIDSDSVELNFVDSNSPLQMNPVDVQGYTYIIMPIRLI, from the coding sequence ATGAAATTTGTCGTAGCTCGTTCCGAAATCCTCACGAGATTAGAGTCGGTTTCTGGAGCAGTCGCTCCAAAGAATGTCAAGCCGATTCTTTCAGGCATATATTTTTCAATGAAGGATGAGTCGACAATTAAGCTTGTAGCTACCGATTTAGAGACAGCGATCACTACCGAGCTGAAACCAAAGCATATAGATGGAAGCTGCAATTTCGTTATCGATGCGCGCTTGGTTCTCGAGATAGTCAGAAATCTGCCTGAAGGAGAAGTTATCTTTGAGACGGAAGAAACTAACATGGTTATCCGAATGGGCAGTGCACGTTTCACTCTGCCAACAATGGACCCTGATGACTTCCCGGATATCGAGCCAGCAGCTGGGGGACTTGACTTCACAGTTTCAGTATCTTCAGTTGAGCTAATGGTTGAAAGAGTCATCTTTTGCGCAGCCAGAGACGAGTTTATGAGGAATTTGAACAGTGTCTACTGGGAATTTGATGACGGGTATCTTCGCCTTGTGGCTGCGGATGGTTTCAGAATGGCCCTTTCCGAGGAGAGAATTGATCTTAACATTGATGATCACTTTTTGCTGACGTTGAAGAGCATGAGGGATCTTCAGAACAGCCTGAAAGCCGCAATGTCTGATGTTATGAAGATAACTTATGATGGTTCGCGGGTGCAGTTCTCCTTTGATGGAACCGAGATAGTGACTAAAGTAGTTGATGCGGAGTTTCCTGACTATAGAAAAGTCCTTCCAAAGTCATTCAAAGCAAGAGTGGTGATCCCGACAGAGACTTTTTCTGATGCTGTTAGAAGAGCATCGATTGCCGCAAGACTTGGATCCGACTCGGTCAAATTTGAGATAGACGATGAGCAGTTCAAGATTATTGCCAGAAGTCCAGATCACGGAGAATCAGTCGAGGTTATTGGAGCGAACAAAGAGGGTGACAACATCGTTATAGCATTCAATCCCAGATTCCTTTCTGAGTCGGTGAAGAAGATTGATTCCGACTCGGTGGAATTGAACTTTGTCGACTCGAACAGCCCGCTCCAGATGAACCCTGTAGATGTGCAGGGATACACTTATATCATAATGCCGATTAGGCTCATATGA
- the fsa gene encoding fructose-6-phosphate aldolase: MKIFLDTANIEDIREGMKLGLVDGVTTNPTLVSRENVKFEDRLVEICETVEGPVSAEVTATDYENMISQARELASLSEYVVVKIPMTRDGMRAVKTLSGEGIKTNVTLIFNSLQATLAAKAGATYVSPFVGRLDDIASDGMGVVEEIVEIFANYGYHTEIIVASVRHPMHVLEAALMGADIVTIPFEVLLKLFGHPLTDIGIERFTEDWKRYKKQQGQ, encoded by the coding sequence ATGAAGATATTTCTTGATACCGCAAATATTGAAGATATCAGGGAGGGGATGAAACTGGGGCTTGTTGATGGAGTCACCACTAATCCCACTCTGGTTTCAAGAGAAAATGTCAAGTTTGAAGATCGTCTTGTCGAAATCTGTGAAACAGTTGAGGGACCAGTATCTGCGGAAGTTACGGCGACAGATTATGAAAACATGATCTCTCAGGCGCGCGAATTGGCCTCTCTTAGCGAGTACGTTGTTGTGAAGATCCCAATGACAAGAGATGGGATGCGCGCGGTCAAGACCTTGAGCGGCGAAGGAATCAAGACAAATGTCACCTTGATATTCAATTCTCTCCAGGCAACGCTTGCAGCAAAGGCCGGTGCAACCTACGTCAGCCCGTTTGTGGGAAGGTTGGACGATATCGCGAGTGACGGTATGGGAGTTGTTGAGGAGATTGTCGAGATATTCGCCAACTACGGTTACCACACCGAGATAATTGTCGCAAGCGTTAGACATCCAATGCACGTACTTGAGGCAGCTTTGATGGGCGCAGATATCGTAACCATACCTTTCGAAGTGCTTCTGAAACTGTTCGGTCACCCGCTTACTGACATTGGAATAGAAAGATTCACAGAAGACTGGAAACGTTATAAGAAACAGCAAGGTCAGTAA
- the rpmJ gene encoding 50S ribosomal protein L36 yields the protein MKVRASVKKRCEHCKVIRRNGRIRVVCEKNPKHNQRQG from the coding sequence TTGAAAGTCCGCGCTTCGGTAAAGAAGAGATGTGAACATTGCAAGGTAATAAGACGCAATGGAAGAATAAGAGTTGTCTGCGAAAAAAATCCAAAGCACAACCAGCGTCAGGGTTAA
- the rho gene encoding transcription termination factor Rho: MREVEIDISQLQAMPIREVYKLARKYDVQGYTQMAKKDLIFAVLKAQTESYGYFFDQGVLEITDGGYGFLRTLDNNLLPSSNDIYVSQSQIRRFNLTSGDTVAGQVRPPKEGEKYFALLRIEAINHKAINFAAERITFQNLTPIHPEDKLITETEPHIMSTRMVDLFSPIGKGQRGLIVSPPKAGKTILLKELANGIAENHPDTVRIILLIDERPEEVTDLRRSSNAHVIAAPFDMHPEKQIRVAEMTIEMAKRLVEFNYDVVILLDSITRLARAYNLYVPPSGKLLSGGVDPSALYKPKYFFGAARNIEEGGSLTIIATALVETGSKMDEVIFEEFKGTGNMELILSRQLANKRMFPSINLTLSGTRREELLLPSDILRKVWVLRRMLSSMSEEEGLRLIMDKLRGTATNEEFLDLIEMEKKQY; the protein is encoded by the coding sequence ATCAGGGAAGTGGAAATCGACATCTCCCAGCTGCAGGCAATGCCCATAAGAGAGGTTTATAAGCTTGCGAGGAAGTATGACGTGCAGGGTTATACCCAGATGGCCAAGAAGGATTTGATTTTTGCCGTTCTCAAGGCTCAGACTGAATCATATGGTTACTTCTTTGATCAGGGTGTGCTGGAGATTACAGATGGAGGGTATGGCTTTCTAAGAACTCTCGACAACAACCTTCTCCCCAGCTCAAATGACATTTACGTTAGCCAGTCGCAGATCAGAAGGTTTAATCTCACCAGCGGCGATACAGTTGCAGGTCAGGTGAGGCCGCCGAAAGAAGGAGAGAAGTATTTCGCGCTCCTGAGAATAGAAGCTATTAATCACAAAGCGATCAACTTCGCAGCTGAGAGAATCACCTTTCAGAATCTGACGCCTATTCACCCAGAAGATAAGCTTATCACGGAAACAGAACCCCACATTATGAGTACGAGAATGGTCGACCTCTTTTCTCCAATAGGAAAAGGACAGAGAGGCCTCATTGTCTCTCCTCCTAAGGCTGGGAAGACGATATTACTGAAGGAACTCGCAAACGGAATCGCTGAAAACCATCCCGATACAGTCAGAATAATTCTGCTGATCGATGAAAGACCAGAAGAGGTTACCGATCTCAGAAGGAGTTCAAATGCACATGTGATTGCCGCTCCATTCGACATGCATCCCGAGAAACAGATCAGGGTTGCCGAAATGACTATTGAGATGGCCAAGCGATTAGTGGAGTTCAACTACGATGTGGTCATCCTCCTTGACAGCATTACGAGGCTGGCAAGAGCCTACAATCTATACGTTCCGCCAAGTGGAAAGCTTCTGTCTGGAGGAGTAGATCCTTCGGCACTATACAAGCCGAAGTACTTCTTTGGCGCGGCAAGAAATATCGAGGAAGGCGGAAGCCTTACAATCATCGCAACGGCCCTTGTTGAAACGGGAAGCAAGATGGATGAGGTAATATTCGAGGAATTCAAGGGTACTGGAAACATGGAATTGATCCTTTCGAGGCAGCTTGCCAATAAGAGAATGTTCCCTTCGATCAACCTCACCCTCTCCGGTACAAGGAGAGAAGAACTTCTTCTTCCTTCCGATATTCTGAGGAAGGTCTGGGTTCTTAGAAGAATGCTTTCATCGATGTCCGAAGAAGAGGGTCTGAGACTAATCATGGATAAACTGCGGGGAACGGCCACAAATGAAGAGTTCCTGGACTTGATAGAGATGGAGAAAAAGCAGTACTAG
- a CDS encoding endonuclease V has product MNIENIHTWVMKPIQAIDLQRRLRKRLVFEDYAGLPELIAGVDVSFPSRDIALAVVVIMEFRSLRVIDYFHSVERIDTPYIPGLLSFREGPIIVKALSKSPEVDLIFFDGHGIAHPRGIGIASHIGLFVKKPTIGIAKSLLYGELKDYPEEKGEKSPIHDPDGRLLGYALCTRKGVKPVFVSPGNRITPESAVDLVLKTTGKYRIPEPTRQAHILTQELKGQLIL; this is encoded by the coding sequence ATGAACATAGAGAATATTCACACTTGGGTGATGAAACCAATTCAGGCTATCGATTTGCAGAGGAGGCTTAGGAAACGCCTCGTATTTGAGGATTACGCAGGCCTGCCCGAACTGATAGCCGGGGTCGATGTTTCCTTCCCTTCAAGAGATATCGCCCTCGCCGTAGTTGTGATTATGGAATTTCGGTCGCTACGTGTGATTGACTACTTCCACTCCGTTGAGAGAATCGATACACCTTACATTCCGGGACTTCTATCTTTTAGAGAAGGCCCGATAATAGTGAAGGCTCTCTCGAAATCCCCTGAAGTCGACCTGATTTTCTTTGATGGACATGGAATAGCGCACCCAAGGGGTATTGGTATAGCTTCACACATTGGTCTCTTTGTGAAGAAACCAACCATTGGAATCGCCAAAAGTCTTCTATACGGTGAATTGAAAGACTATCCTGAAGAGAAGGGGGAGAAAAGCCCAATTCACGATCCCGATGGACGACTTCTTGGATATGCCCTTTGCACAAGGAAAGGTGTAAAACCAGTTTTCGTTTCGCCAGGGAATCGAATTACTCCAGAATCTGCAGTTGATCTGGTCTTAAAAACTACAGGCAAGTACAGAATACCTGAACCGACCAGGCAAGCTCACATCCTAACTCAAGAACTGAAGGGTCAACTTATCCTGTAG
- a CDS encoding alpha/beta hydrolase: MEKTILAIVISITLLVTGGVQLAFLLEPVEIADVAAGRIKIDPIDTSRVVSSVTLGNHFLPLYASPLEVIKSMLEVGEEAADVKYIAYYRLNKVDYAILEAGQSQITVRVGEQVAPSYIVYGITEFAVLLNDTSTNSFVVVKYFRS; encoded by the coding sequence ATGGAGAAAACTATTCTGGCAATCGTTATTTCAATAACTTTGTTAGTTACGGGCGGCGTCCAGCTGGCATTTCTTCTGGAACCGGTGGAAATTGCCGATGTGGCGGCAGGCAGAATCAAAATCGATCCTATCGATACTAGCAGAGTAGTAAGCAGCGTTACTTTGGGAAATCACTTCCTTCCTCTTTATGCTAGTCCTTTGGAAGTTATAAAGTCCATGCTAGAAGTGGGCGAAGAAGCTGCCGATGTCAAATACATAGCTTACTATAGATTGAACAAAGTTGATTATGCGATTCTTGAGGCAGGACAGTCACAGATTACCGTAAGGGTAGGAGAGCAGGTGGCTCCCTCTTACATTGTATACGGAATTACGGAATTTGCTGTGTTGCTTAACGACACGAGCACGAACAGCTTTGTTGTTGTGAAGTACTTTAGATCGTAA
- a CDS encoding ROK family protein yields the protein MADHVIGIDLGGTETKIAIVQEDGKIIEKRMIPTKVFDGRITVVTRIGDAIEELLHESGMNSSDVIGIGVGSPGSIDHETGTVLFSPNLPDWSGFGLAAMLEKITGIKTFIENDGNSFILGEWAFGEFKGSQHMLGLTLGTGVGGGVITHGMLMTGSMGYAGELGHTIVEPGGPLCGCGSHGCLESLASATAIVNMAREFSKRFPESLIFASPEITAKVVFDSARAGDHAATIVVERATRALATAISNYIHVFNPEHIIIGGGISKAGDLLIDSIQKKMPEYVMPSFNGTFSITLSKLVENAGIKGAASIVFYRIS from the coding sequence ATGGCTGATCACGTGATCGGAATCGATCTGGGTGGTACCGAGACTAAGATTGCAATCGTACAAGAAGATGGAAAGATCATCGAAAAAAGGATGATTCCGACAAAGGTGTTCGACGGAAGAATCACCGTCGTGACAAGAATAGGTGACGCAATTGAAGAACTCCTTCACGAATCTGGAATGAACTCCTCCGATGTTATCGGTATTGGTGTCGGATCGCCGGGATCGATTGACCACGAAACCGGCACCGTCTTGTTCTCGCCAAACCTTCCAGACTGGTCAGGATTTGGACTGGCCGCGATGTTGGAGAAGATTACTGGAATCAAGACGTTCATCGAAAACGATGGGAATTCCTTCATCCTTGGGGAGTGGGCATTCGGAGAGTTCAAAGGAAGTCAGCATATGTTGGGACTCACTCTAGGGACTGGTGTCGGAGGAGGAGTAATTACTCATGGGATGCTAATGACAGGGAGCATGGGCTATGCTGGTGAACTTGGACACACTATTGTCGAACCCGGGGGTCCGCTCTGTGGCTGCGGTTCTCATGGATGTCTTGAATCGCTTGCGTCAGCTACCGCCATCGTTAACATGGCCAGGGAGTTTTCGAAGAGATTTCCCGAGTCTTTGATTTTTGCCTCGCCCGAGATAACTGCCAAAGTTGTCTTCGATTCCGCGCGAGCGGGTGATCATGCAGCAACGATTGTTGTTGAAAGAGCAACAAGAGCTCTAGCAACGGCAATAAGTAATTACATACACGTATTCAATCCCGAACACATAATAATTGGCGGTGGAATTAGTAAGGCGGGAGACTTGCTCATTGACAGCATCCAGAAAAAGATGCCGGAATACGTAATGCCATCTTTCAACGGAACCTTCAGTATAACTTTGAGCAAACTTGTGGAGAATGCAGGAATAAAAGGAGCCGCTTCAATAGTGTTCTACAGGATAAGTTGA
- the rpsM gene encoding 30S ribosomal protein S13, whose translation MARILGVELPNNKKTFVALTYIYGIGYTRANEILSGTEIDRDKRAKDLTDEEVSKIAKFINEHYKVEGELRTEVDRSIKRLIEIGSYRGYRHRNGLPVRGQKTHSNGRTRKGSRASKIRKKS comes from the coding sequence ATGGCACGTATCCTTGGTGTTGAGCTTCCTAATAACAAGAAGACTTTCGTTGCCCTGACCTATATCTATGGTATAGGTTATACAAGAGCCAATGAGATTCTTAGTGGAACCGAGATTGACCGCGACAAGAGAGCAAAGGACCTTACTGATGAAGAAGTAAGTAAGATCGCGAAGTTTATTAACGAGCATTACAAGGTTGAAGGTGAGCTCAGAACTGAAGTTGACAGGTCAATAAAAAGGCTAATTGAGATTGGAAGTTATAGAGGTTACAGGCATAGAAACGGACTTCCGGTTCGCGGTCAGAAGACGCATTCCAATGGGAGGACCAGGAAGGGTTCTAGAGCCAGTAAGATTCGTAAGAAGAGCTAA
- a CDS encoding 2-C-methyl-D-erythritol 2,4-cyclodiphosphate synthase: MNIRVGIGYDVHPIIVGNKGLFLGGVRVSDSLYLSGHSDGDVLCHAIVDAILGAASLGNIGTEFPENDLNRERRSLEFLSEISGAIKGRWQLLNVDTVVVIESVKLAGFVRSMIENVAEALGVGSEFVNIKPKSGNGSSPDFVRAHAVCLLREVE, translated from the coding sequence ATGAATATCAGGGTAGGAATCGGTTATGATGTTCATCCGATAATAGTTGGGAATAAAGGATTATTTCTTGGAGGCGTTAGAGTATCTGATTCCCTTTACCTTTCTGGTCACTCTGACGGAGATGTCCTTTGTCACGCGATTGTGGATGCAATTCTGGGCGCAGCATCTTTGGGGAATATCGGTACTGAGTTTCCAGAGAACGACTTGAATAGAGAGCGAAGAAGCTTGGAGTTTTTATCTGAGATATCTGGAGCAATAAAGGGACGTTGGCAACTGCTGAATGTCGATACTGTTGTCGTCATAGAAAGCGTGAAACTGGCTGGCTTTGTTCGATCAATGATCGAAAATGTCGCTGAAGCTCTTGGAGTAGGAAGTGAGTTCGTGAATATCAAACCAAAGTCGGGGAACGGCAGCAGCCCTGATTTTGTTCGCGCTCATGCAGTCTGTCTTTTGAGAGAAGTGGAGTGA
- the rpsK gene encoding 30S ribosomal protein S11, whose protein sequence is MAKRPAAKKRKKLSTDRGVVHIKSSFNNTIITLTDPEGNTLMWTSGGTAGYSGSKKSTPYAAQLGADRIAKEAIKLGITRVGIEVKGPGSGREAAIRTIQAAGLTVETLKDITPLPHNGCRPRRRRRV, encoded by the coding sequence ATGGCAAAGAGACCAGCAGCCAAGAAAAGAAAGAAGTTATCTACTGATCGAGGTGTTGTGCACATAAAGTCCTCTTTCAACAACACGATAATTACCCTGACAGATCCCGAAGGGAATACGCTCATGTGGACGTCGGGTGGAACTGCCGGTTATTCCGGATCAAAGAAATCCACACCCTATGCGGCGCAGCTGGGCGCGGACAGGATTGCAAAAGAGGCTATCAAGTTAGGAATAACCAGAGTAGGTATAGAAGTAAAGGGCCCAGGTTCGGGACGTGAAGCTGCAATCAGAACTATTCAAGCGGCGGGTCTCACTGTTGAGACGCTTAAAGATATTACGCCACTGCCTCATAACGGTTGCAGACCGAGAAGAAGAAGAAGAGTCTGA
- the infA gene encoding translation initiation factor IF-1: MSDKSDIIKMDGIVVESMPNATFKVELENGHSVLAHISGKMRKNFIRLIPGDKVVVEVSIYDLTKGRIVYRKRIDKGGETN, encoded by the coding sequence GTGTCGGATAAGAGCGATATCATTAAGATGGATGGAATAGTTGTGGAATCGATGCCCAATGCTACCTTCAAGGTCGAATTGGAGAACGGCCACTCTGTTCTAGCTCACATCTCTGGAAAAATGCGCAAGAACTTCATCAGGTTGATCCCCGGCGATAAGGTTGTGGTAGAGGTTTCGATATATGACCTGACCAAAGGAAGAATTGTTTATCGAAAAAGGATAGACAAAGGAGGAGAAACGAATTGA
- a CDS encoding DNA-directed RNA polymerase subunit alpha → MLTSIMPKNLRIEEEREDENSYFTRFILSPMERGYATTIGNSLRRVLLSSIPSMAITRLKIPGKYHEYDVIDGVKEDILEIILNFKKVQLKPALEFSDAVKLTLEKAGPGVITAGDIKTPTGVEVVNPSQYIATLNSDSVVYIELFAEIGRGFVPVSEMEIEHDVEMIYIDGIFSPVMKVNFQTENVRVGKRTDYDKLVLDVWTKKSITPSDALMRATDILMRHFEVVSSGLGQPSLGLTGSTIEPEEDETVVEETEVSTEAPQAEEQDSNSLAAKKVEELDLSVRSLNCLKRDKINTIGDLLDKSEADLLKIRNFGEKSMLEVVKKMRDKFNIVLKKE, encoded by the coding sequence ATGTTGACATCAATAATGCCCAAGAACTTGCGAATTGAAGAGGAAAGAGAGGATGAGAACAGCTATTTCACAAGGTTCATTCTTTCTCCTATGGAAAGAGGATACGCCACTACTATCGGAAACTCGCTTAGGAGGGTTCTTCTCTCATCGATACCGAGTATGGCGATCACCAGACTAAAAATACCTGGGAAGTACCACGAATACGATGTTATCGACGGAGTCAAGGAAGACATTCTCGAAATCATCCTAAATTTCAAGAAAGTTCAGCTTAAACCGGCTCTTGAGTTTTCTGACGCGGTCAAGCTGACACTTGAAAAGGCTGGACCCGGCGTTATCACCGCCGGTGATATCAAGACTCCTACCGGTGTTGAGGTGGTTAATCCATCGCAGTATATCGCTACTCTAAACTCAGATTCAGTTGTTTACATCGAGCTTTTTGCCGAGATCGGAAGAGGTTTCGTCCCCGTATCGGAAATGGAGATCGAGCATGACGTAGAGATGATATATATCGATGGTATCTTCAGCCCTGTAATGAAAGTAAATTTCCAGACAGAGAACGTTCGTGTCGGCAAAAGAACAGACTATGACAAGTTGGTTCTTGATGTATGGACGAAAAAGTCAATAACTCCTTCAGATGCCTTGATGAGAGCTACTGACATTCTGATGAGGCACTTCGAAGTAGTTTCCAGTGGTCTTGGTCAACCGTCTCTAGGGCTTACTGGTTCGACAATTGAACCTGAAGAAGATGAGACAGTCGTCGAAGAGACCGAAGTGAGCACGGAAGCACCGCAGGCTGAAGAGCAGGATTCGAACTCCCTTGCGGCCAAAAAGGTTGAAGAGCTCGATCTTTCCGTGAGATCTCTCAACTGTCTAAAACGCGATAAAATAAACACGATAGGTGATCTTCTTGACAAAAGCGAGGCAGATCTTCTTAAGATCCGGAATTTTGGCGAGAAGTCAATGCTCGAAGTCGTGAAGAAGATGAGAGACAAGTTCAACATCGTACTCAAGAAAGAATGA
- the rplQ gene encoding 50S ribosomal protein L17 → MRHRVSGSKLNMPHSQRVALMRNLARELFEHGTIVTTITRAKEVRPFVESIITKAKKASIVSTEIVSKDPDNAETQELKSKNLALRREINRNFNDRKLVRKICDELAVKYRERNGGYTRIVKLGMRRGDASEMAVLQLVDNEERQNKKPEKKTEKKQEKK, encoded by the coding sequence ATGCGTCATAGAGTTAGTGGAAGCAAACTGAATATGCCCCACAGCCAGAGGGTCGCTTTGATGCGAAATCTGGCCAGGGAGCTTTTTGAACACGGAACAATCGTGACAACTATAACCAGAGCTAAGGAAGTGAGGCCTTTCGTTGAAAGCATCATTACTAAGGCAAAGAAGGCTTCGATAGTATCCACGGAAATTGTTTCAAAGGATCCGGATAATGCAGAGACTCAGGAGCTAAAATCAAAAAATCTTGCCCTAAGACGTGAGATTAACAGAAACTTCAATGACCGAAAACTGGTCAGGAAGATATGTGATGAGTTGGCAGTCAAGTACCGTGAAAGAAACGGTGGATACACTAGGATAGTGAAATTAGGCATGCGAAGGGGCGACGCAAGTGAAATGGCTGTTCTTCAGTTGGTTGACAACGAAGAAAGGCAGAACAAAAAGCCCGAGAAGAAAACTGAAAAGAAACAAGAGAAAAAATGA